The Pseudoliparis swirei isolate HS2019 ecotype Mariana Trench chromosome 16, NWPU_hadal_v1, whole genome shotgun sequence genome includes a window with the following:
- the dyrk1b gene encoding dual specificity tyrosine-phosphorylation-regulated kinase 1B isoform X1, with protein sequence MVITSSSVEDKTVPSCRMVQTEPWISTALLRKNKSVSSSGCPPTSSSSSSSSSSSTAQGFSLAEPAMTSQHTHTHPSFSSIHSMAEQQQVLSDMTILQRRIPPSFRDPASAPLRKLSVDLIKTYKHINEVYYTKKKRRAQQVPPEDSSTKKERKVYNDGYDDDNYDYIVKNGEKWLDRYEIDSLIGKGSFGQVVKAYDHHEQEWVAIKIIKNKKAFLNQAQIELRLLELMNKHDTEMKYYIVHLKRHFMFRNHLCLVFELLSYNLYDLLRNTNFRGVSLNLTRKFAQQLCTALLFLATPELSIIHCDLKPENILLCNPKRSAIKIVDFGSSCQLGQRIYQYIQSRFYRSPEVLLGMPYDLAIDMWSLGCILVEMHTGEPLFSGSNEVDQMNKIVEVLGVPPSHMLDAAPKARKYFDKLSDGLWTVKKNKDVKKEYKPPATRRLHEILGVETGGPGGRRTGEPGHAPCDYLKFKDLILRMLDYDPKSRITPFYALQHNFFKKTTDEGTNTSSSTSTSPAMDHSHSTSTTSSVSSSGGSSGSSNDNRNYRYSNRYYNSAVTHSDYEMTSPQAPSQQQMRMWPGSDGGGGGQDPAYTQLLLHKPAASQQHQRHFLDPPHHPHPTYSQHGNGGRGLRQSGQTGIGIGGGGGGGGQQGSSPQMGDSMDVGVSLGLHHLGAVSSMEASQFGSASLPLALPIGLSAFRTRTAPTAPGPQAPPPEDYYPASNNNNPAAGGRGRPDSDEGPANS encoded by the exons gtgTAAGCAGCTCAGGATGtccgcccacctcctcctcctcctcctcctcctcctcctcctccactgcccAGGGCTTCTCCCTCGCTGAGCCAGCCATGACCAgccagcacacacatacacacccctcCTTCAGCTCCATCCACTCCATGGCCGAGCAGcagcag GTGCTGTCTGATATGACCATACTCCAGCGGAGGATCCCCCCCAGTTTCAGAGACCCTGCCAGCGCCCCACTGAGGAAACTCTCTGTTGACCTCATCAAAACTTACAAGCACATCAATGag GTGTACTATACTAAGAAGAAGCGACGGGCCCAGCAGGTCCCTCCGGAGGACAGCAGCAccaagaaggagaggaaggtctacaACGACGGCTACGACGACGACAACTACGACTACATCGTCAAGAACGGAGAAAAGTGGCTGGACCGCTATGAGATAGACTCGCTGATCGGGAAGGGCTCCTTCGGACAG GTGGTGAAGGCCTACGACCACCACGAGCAGGAATGGGTCGCCATCAAGATCATCAAGAACAAGAAGGCCTTTCTCAACCAGGCACAGATCGAACTGCGCCTGCTGGAGCTCATGAACAAGCATGACACGGAGATGAAATATTACATAG tcCACCTGAAGCGTCACTTTATGTTTAGGAACCATCTCTgtttggtgtttgagttgttgaGCTACAACCTGTACGATCTGCTGAGAAACACCAACTTCAGAGGAGTCTCCCTCAACCTCACCAGGAAGTTTGCACAGCAGCTCTGTACAG CGTTATTATTCCTGGCCACTCCAGAGCTGTCAATCATCCACTGCGACCTGAAACCAGAGAACATCCTGCTGTGTAACCCCAAGAGGTCGGCCATCAAGATCGTCGACTTCGGGTCCTCCTGCCAGCTGGGACAGAgg ATCTACCAGTACATCCAGAGCCGGTTCTACCGCTCCCCCGAGGTGCTGCTGGGAATGCCCTACGACCTGGCCATCGACATGTGGTCCCTGGGCTGCATCCTGGTGGAGATGCACACCGGGGAGCCTCTCTTCAGCGGCTCCAACGAG gtggaccaGATGAATAAGATTGTGGAGGTTCTGGGGGTCCCGCCCAGCCACATGCTGGACGCAGCTCCGAAAGCCAGGAAGTATTTTGACAAGCTGTCAGACGGTCTGTGGACggtgaagaagaacaaggacgTCAAGAAG GAGTACAAGCCCCCGGCCACACGGCGTCTCCACGAGATCTTGGGCGTAGAGACCGGGGGTCCGGGGGGGCGGCGAACGGGAGAgccaggccacgccccctgtgACTACCTGAAGTTCAAAG ACCTGATCCTGCGCATGTTGGACTACGACCCCAAAAGCCGCATCACGCCATTCTACGCCCTGCAGCACAACTTCTTCAAGAAGACGACAGATGAAGGAACCAACACCAGTTCATCCACATCCACCTCTCCTGCCATGGACCACTCCCATTCGACCTCCACCACTAGCTCTGTTTCTAGCTCTG GTGGCTCCAGTGGTTCTTCCAATGACAACCGCAACTACCGCTACAGCAACCGCTACTACAACTCTGCTGTGACACATTCAGACTACGAGATGACCAGCCCTCAG GCTCCCTCCCAGCAGCAGATGAGGATGTGGCCAGGCAGtgatggtggaggtgggggtCAGGACCCAGCATACACCCAGTTGCTGCTTCACAAGCCGGCCGCCTCCCAACAGCACCAGCGCCACTTCCTGGACCCTCCCCACCACCCACACCCGACCTACTCCCAACACGGGAACGGCGGGCGCGGCCTGCGGCAGAGCGGGCAGACGGGCATCGGcatcggcggcggcggggggggaggggggcagcaGGGCTCCTCGCCCCAGATGGGTGACAGCAtggatgtgggcgtgtccctggGGCTGCACCACCTGGGGGCGGTGTCTTCCATGGAGGCGTCTCAGTTCGGCTCGGCGTCCCTGCCCCTCGCGCTGCCAATCGGACTGTCGGCCTTCCGGACTCGGACGGCGCCCACCGCCCCGGGGccgcaagccccgccccccgagGACTACTACCCCGCCTCCAACAACAATAACCCCGCCGCGGGGGGCAGAGGGAGGCCGGACTCGGACGAGGGGCCCGCCAACTCTTGA
- the dyrk1b gene encoding dual specificity tyrosine-phosphorylation-regulated kinase 1B isoform X2: MTSQHTHTHPSFSSIHSMAEQQQVLSDMTILQRRIPPSFRDPASAPLRKLSVDLIKTYKHINEVYYTKKKRRAQQVPPEDSSTKKERKVYNDGYDDDNYDYIVKNGEKWLDRYEIDSLIGKGSFGQVVKAYDHHEQEWVAIKIIKNKKAFLNQAQIELRLLELMNKHDTEMKYYIVHLKRHFMFRNHLCLVFELLSYNLYDLLRNTNFRGVSLNLTRKFAQQLCTALLFLATPELSIIHCDLKPENILLCNPKRSAIKIVDFGSSCQLGQRIYQYIQSRFYRSPEVLLGMPYDLAIDMWSLGCILVEMHTGEPLFSGSNEVDQMNKIVEVLGVPPSHMLDAAPKARKYFDKLSDGLWTVKKNKDVKKEYKPPATRRLHEILGVETGGPGGRRTGEPGHAPCDYLKFKDLILRMLDYDPKSRITPFYALQHNFFKKTTDEGTNTSSSTSTSPAMDHSHSTSTTSSVSSSGGSSGSSNDNRNYRYSNRYYNSAVTHSDYEMTSPQAPSQQQMRMWPGSDGGGGGQDPAYTQLLLHKPAASQQHQRHFLDPPHHPHPTYSQHGNGGRGLRQSGQTGIGIGGGGGGGGQQGSSPQMGDSMDVGVSLGLHHLGAVSSMEASQFGSASLPLALPIGLSAFRTRTAPTAPGPQAPPPEDYYPASNNNNPAAGGRGRPDSDEGPANS; encoded by the exons ATGACCAgccagcacacacatacacacccctcCTTCAGCTCCATCCACTCCATGGCCGAGCAGcagcag GTGCTGTCTGATATGACCATACTCCAGCGGAGGATCCCCCCCAGTTTCAGAGACCCTGCCAGCGCCCCACTGAGGAAACTCTCTGTTGACCTCATCAAAACTTACAAGCACATCAATGag GTGTACTATACTAAGAAGAAGCGACGGGCCCAGCAGGTCCCTCCGGAGGACAGCAGCAccaagaaggagaggaaggtctacaACGACGGCTACGACGACGACAACTACGACTACATCGTCAAGAACGGAGAAAAGTGGCTGGACCGCTATGAGATAGACTCGCTGATCGGGAAGGGCTCCTTCGGACAG GTGGTGAAGGCCTACGACCACCACGAGCAGGAATGGGTCGCCATCAAGATCATCAAGAACAAGAAGGCCTTTCTCAACCAGGCACAGATCGAACTGCGCCTGCTGGAGCTCATGAACAAGCATGACACGGAGATGAAATATTACATAG tcCACCTGAAGCGTCACTTTATGTTTAGGAACCATCTCTgtttggtgtttgagttgttgaGCTACAACCTGTACGATCTGCTGAGAAACACCAACTTCAGAGGAGTCTCCCTCAACCTCACCAGGAAGTTTGCACAGCAGCTCTGTACAG CGTTATTATTCCTGGCCACTCCAGAGCTGTCAATCATCCACTGCGACCTGAAACCAGAGAACATCCTGCTGTGTAACCCCAAGAGGTCGGCCATCAAGATCGTCGACTTCGGGTCCTCCTGCCAGCTGGGACAGAgg ATCTACCAGTACATCCAGAGCCGGTTCTACCGCTCCCCCGAGGTGCTGCTGGGAATGCCCTACGACCTGGCCATCGACATGTGGTCCCTGGGCTGCATCCTGGTGGAGATGCACACCGGGGAGCCTCTCTTCAGCGGCTCCAACGAG gtggaccaGATGAATAAGATTGTGGAGGTTCTGGGGGTCCCGCCCAGCCACATGCTGGACGCAGCTCCGAAAGCCAGGAAGTATTTTGACAAGCTGTCAGACGGTCTGTGGACggtgaagaagaacaaggacgTCAAGAAG GAGTACAAGCCCCCGGCCACACGGCGTCTCCACGAGATCTTGGGCGTAGAGACCGGGGGTCCGGGGGGGCGGCGAACGGGAGAgccaggccacgccccctgtgACTACCTGAAGTTCAAAG ACCTGATCCTGCGCATGTTGGACTACGACCCCAAAAGCCGCATCACGCCATTCTACGCCCTGCAGCACAACTTCTTCAAGAAGACGACAGATGAAGGAACCAACACCAGTTCATCCACATCCACCTCTCCTGCCATGGACCACTCCCATTCGACCTCCACCACTAGCTCTGTTTCTAGCTCTG GTGGCTCCAGTGGTTCTTCCAATGACAACCGCAACTACCGCTACAGCAACCGCTACTACAACTCTGCTGTGACACATTCAGACTACGAGATGACCAGCCCTCAG GCTCCCTCCCAGCAGCAGATGAGGATGTGGCCAGGCAGtgatggtggaggtgggggtCAGGACCCAGCATACACCCAGTTGCTGCTTCACAAGCCGGCCGCCTCCCAACAGCACCAGCGCCACTTCCTGGACCCTCCCCACCACCCACACCCGACCTACTCCCAACACGGGAACGGCGGGCGCGGCCTGCGGCAGAGCGGGCAGACGGGCATCGGcatcggcggcggcggggggggaggggggcagcaGGGCTCCTCGCCCCAGATGGGTGACAGCAtggatgtgggcgtgtccctggGGCTGCACCACCTGGGGGCGGTGTCTTCCATGGAGGCGTCTCAGTTCGGCTCGGCGTCCCTGCCCCTCGCGCTGCCAATCGGACTGTCGGCCTTCCGGACTCGGACGGCGCCCACCGCCCCGGGGccgcaagccccgccccccgagGACTACTACCCCGCCTCCAACAACAATAACCCCGCCGCGGGGGGCAGAGGGAGGCCGGACTCGGACGAGGGGCCCGCCAACTCTTGA